One window of the Cryptomeria japonica chromosome 7, Sugi_1.0, whole genome shotgun sequence genome contains the following:
- the LOC131030090 gene encoding protein HEADING DATE 3A, whose amino-acid sequence MSRSALDAVMTARVIGDVVDMFEPSDINFTVKYTSKQVKNGCEFKPSAVALRPRVDIGRDSQDLRTFYTLIMTDPDAPNPSDPTLREYLHWMVVDIPATTSASMGIELMSYEPPRPTIGIHRFVFVLFKQVGRQTVTPPGSRNNFNTRAFAQRNSLGHPLAVVYFNAQKETAARRR is encoded by the exons ATGTCTCGTTCTGCACTTGATGCAGTGATGACAGCAAGAGTCATAGGAGATGTGGTGGATATGTTCGAGCCATCAGACATAAACTTCACTGTGAAGTACACCTCCAAGCAGGTTAAAAATGGTTGCGAGTTCAAACCCTCCGCCGTCGCACTCAGACCCCGAGTCGACATTGGAAGAGATAGCCAGGACTTGCGAACTTTTTATACTCTT ATCATGACGGATCCAGATGCTCCCAATCCAAGTGACCCAACACTTCGTGAATATCTTCACTG GATGGTAGTGGACATTCCTGCTACAACCTCAGCTTCCATGG ggatagagcTAATGAGCTATGAGCCGCCCCGGCCGACGATAGGAATACACAGATTTGTGTTCGTGCTGTTCAAGCAGGTGGGGAGGCAGACCGTCACTCCGCCTGGGTCGCGCAATAACTTTAATACCCGAGCCTTCGCTCAGCGTAACTCCCTCGGCCATCCTCTGGCAGTCGTTTACTTCAATGCTCAGAAGGAAACAGCAGCACGAAGACgctaa